Within the Acidipropionibacterium acidipropionici genome, the region CCGGGGGACAACCCGGTACCGCGCGGCGCGCTTGCTCGACTCGGGGCCGGTGGTCGTGCAACGGTATTGACATATGCGGTGCGGGGGCGGCCGGAGCCCGGCGGCCGTCATCCCGGCCCCTGATGAGAGGCAGCTCGAATGGACATCAGCGCCATGGACCCCCAGAGCATTCAGCAGCTCTTCGACGCCGAGGTCGTCGGCCCTGAGGGGGAGGCGATCGGTACCGTCGAGCAGATCTTCGCCGATGACGTCACCGGCGCGCCGACCTTCGTGACGGTCAAGGACGCCAGAACCGGCGCGGAGAGCTTCCTGCCGGTCAGCGGCGCCGACTACAACGGACGTCGGGTCGAGGTGCCGTTCAGCCAGGACGTCGTCCAGGCGGCTCCCTCGGCCAACGGCGGAGAGGACCTCTCCCCGGAGCGGGAGGCCGAGGTCTACGGGTACTACGGCATCCGCGCCCCGCGCCGTTCCCGCCAGGAGGAGGCCGAGCCCGACGACAGCTGGGGCGAGGACGCCGAGTTCACTCCGGCGCAGGAGCCCAGCGGCGAGACGCAGAGCGATGAGGCCGAGGGGGACGACGGCGCATCCGACGAGCAGGACGAGGCGGCCACCGACGAACCGGGGGAGCAGGACGAGGCCGTCACCGACGAACCGGGGGATCCGGACGAGGCCGCACCGGCGGTCGTCCCCGAGGACGCCACCGCCCAGACCGTTCTGGGCCAGGACGAGCCGCAGTTCGAGCCGACCGAGGAGGCCGAGGACCCGGCCACCGAGTTCCGGTCCGACGTCGAGATCGACGAGGAGACCGATCCGGCCGTCCCCGATGAGGCGTCGGCAGACGAGAATCCGGCCGAGGAGACCGCCGTCCTCGCCGGGGGCAGCTTCCCCGGCGCCGCGACCTCGGCGGGCCTGGTCACCGCCGGATCGGCTGCGGCAGCAGGCTCGGAGCCCGACAGATCCGATGATGCGATCGCGACCGGTGACCCGGATGCCGTCCTCGACGCCGACGACGAGGGGCTGGCGGCCGGCACGGAGGTCGACGATGCGGCACTGTCCACCGATCGGCTCGACGGCGAATCCCCCGAGGCCGCCCGCGAGGACGAGGCCGAGAGCCCCGACGATGAGGCCGACAGTGATGAACCTGACGAGGATGAGGCGGGCGGCGACGCCTCCGAAGCCGACGACCAGTCCGAATCTGACGACCGGTCCGCCGCTTCGGCGATCCCGGGGCTTCCGGCCGGCGCCACGCTGCGCAAATACGTCGTCACCGAGATGGTGACGGTTCAGGTGCCGGTGCGACGCGAGGTGGTCTGCTGGGTGGACGCCGAGGGCGGGGTTCACGAGCTGGAGCCCGTCGAGGCCCCCGAAGCCACGCAGAAGAAGGATCTCCATGATCCCGCCACCTGGTGGTTCGGCAGCGAGGCCGCCTCTGAGACCGGCGACGACAAGGGTCCGGAGCATGAGGAGGGGCCGGAGTCCTGAGTCTGGGCGAAGCTGAAGTGGGCGCCCCAACGCGAGGTGGGGCGCCCACTGTGTGTCTCCCGTTCGTCTCCGAGCGTCCGGACGGCCGTCGCGTGCTTCAGGTTGTGAGAGCCCGGACCGGCACGGTTCCGGGCGCCGCGGATGCCAGGGTCAGCGGACCACCTGGTAGGTCACGGTCGCGACCCCGGCACTGGTGCTGGCGATCTTCTTGAAGCCGCCGGTGGACAGGTCGAGGCAGCGGCCGCTCACGTAGGGGCCGCGGTCGTTGATCCGCACGACGACGGACTTGCCGTTGGCCTTGTTGGTCACCTTGAGCTTGGTGCCGAACTTGTAGGTCTTGTGGGCTGCGGTCATCGCCGAGGGGTTGAACCGCTCGCCGTTGGCGGTCCGGCTGCCCTCGCCGTAGTAGGAGGCTTTGCAGGTGCCGACGGCGCCGGAGGTGCTCGCGGCCTTCTTGAGCGGGTTCACCCCGGTCGAGGCGATCTTGACGTAGCGCGTCTGGATGTACCCGGCCTGGCCCTTGTAGTTCACCTTGACCCAGCCCTTGGCGGTGTTGGTGGTGATGACGCCGAGGGCGCG harbors:
- a CDS encoding midas domain-containing protein — encoded protein: MDISAMDPQSIQQLFDAEVVGPEGEAIGTVEQIFADDVTGAPTFVTVKDARTGAESFLPVSGADYNGRRVEVPFSQDVVQAAPSANGGEDLSPEREAEVYGYYGIRAPRRSRQEEAEPDDSWGEDAEFTPAQEPSGETQSDEAEGDDGASDEQDEAATDEPGEQDEAVTDEPGDPDEAAPAVVPEDATAQTVLGQDEPQFEPTEEAEDPATEFRSDVEIDEETDPAVPDEASADENPAEETAVLAGGSFPGAATSAGLVTAGSAAAAGSEPDRSDDAIATGDPDAVLDADDEGLAAGTEVDDAALSTDRLDGESPEAAREDEAESPDDEADSDEPDEDEAGGDASEADDQSESDDRSAASAIPGLPAGATLRKYVVTEMVTVQVPVRREVVCWVDAEGGVHELEPVEAPEATQKKDLHDPATWWFGSEAASETGDDKGPEHEEGPES